The nucleotide window CCGCGTGCCGCACGGACACACCCTCGCGCTCGACGTACGACGCGCCCATCGCGGCCGCGTCGAGCAGCAGGTCGACGAGGTGGTCGTGGAGGAGGTTGACCTCGTCGACGTACAGAATCCCGCGGTGCGCGTCCGCGAGCAGCCCCGGCTCGAACGCCTTCACGCCCTCCGAGAGCGCCCGCTCGATGTCCAGCGCGCCCACCAGCCGGTCCTCGGAGGCGCCGACGGGCAGCTCGACCATGCGGGACGGACGGGACGCGAAAGCCCCCGGCTCGTGCGGGCCGTCCGGGCATGCGGAGTCCGGCTTCGCGGGGTCGCACGAGAAACGGCACCCGGCGACGACGTCCACCTCCGGCAGCAACGCCGAGAGGGCACGCACGGCGGTGCTCTTCGCCGTCCCCTTCTCACCTCGAACGAGCACACCGCCGACCGCCGGCGACACGGCGTTCAGCAGCAGCGCGAGCCGCAGGTCGTCCTGGCCGACGACGGCCGTGAACGGGAAAGGAGTCGTCACTGGTTGCCCTCCAAGTCGCCTTCGAGCTCCAGGTAGGTGGCCCGCAGCCGCTCGATCGTGTCGGCGTCCGGCTCGGCCCACAGACCGCGGTCGGCGGCCTCCAGGAGCCTCTCCGTGATCCCCCGCAGCGCCCACGGGTTGGACTTCTTCATGAAGTCCTGGTTCTCCGCGTCGAAGACGTACTCGGCGCTGAGCTTCTCGTACATCCAGTCGTCCACGACCCCGGCCGTCGCGTCGTACCCGAACAGGTAGTCGACGGTCGCCGCCATCTCGAAGGCGCCCTTGTAGCCGTGGCGCCGCATGGCCGCCATCCAGCGGGGGTTGACGACGCGGGCGCGGAAGACGCGGTGGGTCTCCTCGCCGAGGGTCCGCGTCCTCACCTGGTCGGGCACGGCGGAGTCACCGACGTACGCCTCGGGGCTCGCCCCCGTCAGATGGCGCACCATGGCGACCATGCCGCCGTGGTACTGGAAGTAGTCGTCCGCGTCGACGAGGTCGTGCTCACGCGTGTCGACGTTCTTCGCGGCGACGGCGATCCGCCGGAACGCCGTCTCCATGTCCCCGCGCGCCGCCCGCCCGTCGAGCCCCCGCCCGTACGCGTAACCGCCCCAGACGGCGTACACCTCGGCCAGATCGGCGTCGGAGCGCCAGTTGCGGGCGTCGATCAGGGGCAGGAGACCGGCCCCGTACGCGCCCGGCTTGGACCCGAAGATCCGGGCCGTCGCCCGCCGCCGGTCCCCGTGCTCGGCGGTGTCCGCGTCGGCGTGCGCCTTCACGTAGTTCTGCGAGGCGGGCTCGTCCAGCTCGGCCACGGCCCGTACGGCGTCGTCGATCAGCCCGACCACGTGCGGGAACGCGTCCCGGAAGAACCCGGAGATCCGGACCGTCACATCGATGCGCGGCCGCCCCAGCTCCTCCGGCGCGATGACCTCGAACCCGGTCACCCGGCGCGAGGCGTCGTCCCACACAGGCCGGCAGCCCAGCAGCGCCAGGATCTCCGCGATGTCGTCGCCCTGGGTGCGCATCGCGGACGTGCCCCAGACCGTCAGGCCGACGGACTTCGGGTACTCACCCGTGTCCTGGAGGTACCGCTGCACGAGCGAGTCGGCGAGCGACTGCCCGACCTCCCAGCTCAGCCGGGAGGGGATGGCCTTGGGGTCGACGGAGTAGAAGTTGCGCCCGGTCGGGAGGACGTTCACCAGCCCGCGCGTCGGCGACCCGGACGGACCCGCCGGGACGTAACCGCCGTCCAGGGCCTTCAGGATGTGCCCGATCTCGTCGGTCGTCCTCGCCAGTCGGGGCACGACCTCGTTGCACGCGAACTCCAACACGGCGACGCCGTCGGGGAGTTCGACACCGAGCACCCCGCGCACGACGGCCCGGACGAGCGTGACGTCCCAGTCCCGCGCCTCCATGCCCTCGGCGACCCGCCTGCACAGCTGTTCGAGGAGGTCGATGGCGTCCGCCGCCGTCCGGGACGGGCCGTCCACGAGCTCGGTCAGCTCGACCGGCACCTTGACGGGAGCGCCGGGCTCGGCGAGCAACTCCTTCTCGATGAGCCCGAAATGGACCGCGAGGCAAGCCCGCAGCCCCGGCAGCGCGTTCGCCTGCCCACCCCACACCTGCGAGGCACGCAGCACGGCGAGCACGAGGTTGACGCGCGGCTCACCGACGGGGCCGCCGCCGAGGATGTGCAGCCCGTCCCGGATCTGCACATCCTTGATCTCGCACAGATAGCCGTCGATGTGCATGACGAACTCGTCGAAGTCGTCCTCGCCCGGCTGGTCCTCGACATGCAGATCGTGGTGCAGCTCGGCCGCCTTCACCAGCGTCCAGATCTGCGCCCGCACGGCCGGCGCCTTCGCCGGGTCCAGATCGGAGACGAGCGCGTACTCGTCGAGCAGCTGCTCCAGCTTCGCCAGATCGCCGTACGTGTCCGCACGCGCCATCGGCGGCACGAGGTGGTCGACGACCGTGGCGTGCCCGCGCCGCTTGGCCTGGGTGCCCTCACCGGGGTCGTTGACGATGAACGGGTAGATGAGCGGCAGATCGCCGAGGACGGCGTCCGGCGCGCAGCCCCCGCTCAGCCCCAGCCCCTTGCCCGGCAGCCACTCCATCGTGCCGTGCTTGCCCATGTGCACGATCGCGTCGGCGCCGAAACTGTTCTCCAGCCAGCGGTACGCCGCCATGTAGTGGTGCGACGGCGGCATGTCCGGGTCGTGGTAGATCGCGATCGGGTTCTCGCCGAAGCCGCGCGGCGGCTGGATCATCACGACGACGTTCCCGAACTGGAGGGAGGCGAGCACGATCTCGTCCCCGTCGACGTAGAGGGAGCCCGGCGGCTCGCCCCACGCCTCCAGCATCCCCGCGCGCAGCTCCGGGTCGAGCTTGTCGAACCACGCCCGGTAGTCGGCGAGCGGCACCCGCGCGGGCGCGGCGGCCAGCTGCTCCTCGGTCAGCCACTCGACGTCGTGCCCACCGGCGTTGATGAGCCGATGGATCAACTCGTCGCCGCCGGAGGGGTATTCGGTGACCCCGTACCCGGCTTCCTTCAGGGCGTCCAGGACGCGCACCGCCGAAGCGGGCGTGTCGAGCCCGACCGCGTTGCCGACCCGCGAGTGCTTGGTCGGGTAGGCGGTGAACACCAGCGCCAGCTTCTTCTCGGCGTTCGGCTTGTACTTCAACAGCGCGTGCCGTACGGCGATCCCGGCGACCCGGGCGGCCCGCTCGGGGTCGGCGACGTACACCGGGACCTCGTCGGGGCCCTGCTCCTTGAAGGAGAAGGGGACCGTGATCAGCCGCCCGTCGAACTCCGGGATCGCGACCTGCATCGCCGCGTCCATGGGGGAGAGGGCGGCGTCGGACTCGTCCCACGCCCGCTTCGACGAGGTGAGGCAGAGCCCTTGCAGCACCGGCACGTCGAGGTCGGCGAGCGCCCCGATGTCCCAGGCCTCCTCGTCACCACCGGCGGAGGCCTGCGAGGCGTGGGCGCCGCCGGCGGCGAGGACGGTGGCGACGAGCGTGTCGGCCCGGCCGAGGATCTCGTAGAGCCCGGAGTCCGCCCCGCGCAGCGACCCGCAGTACACGGGGAGCGCGTTGGCGCCCTTCGC belongs to Streptomyces graminofaciens and includes:
- the cobN gene encoding cobaltochelatase subunit CobN, coding for MNTVLLLSTADTDLLAARAASDASYRIGNPTRVQVAEELPGLLDGADIAVVRLLGGKRAWEDGLAALKASGIPTVLLGGEAVPDAELMAESSVPAGVVAEALRYLVEGGPANLTELARFLSDTVLLTGEGFDEPRKMPEYGVHGEREFVDGRPTVGVLFYRAHELSGNTAFVDTLCDAVEAKGANALPVYCGSLRGADSGLYEILGRADTLVATVLAAGGAHASQASAGGDEEAWDIGALADLDVPVLQGLCLTSSKRAWDESDAALSPMDAAMQVAIPEFDGRLITVPFSFKEQGPDEVPVYVADPERAARVAGIAVRHALLKYKPNAEKKLALVFTAYPTKHSRVGNAVGLDTPASAVRVLDALKEAGYGVTEYPSGGDELIHRLINAGGHDVEWLTEEQLAAAPARVPLADYRAWFDKLDPELRAGMLEAWGEPPGSLYVDGDEIVLASLQFGNVVVMIQPPRGFGENPIAIYHDPDMPPSHHYMAAYRWLENSFGADAIVHMGKHGTMEWLPGKGLGLSGGCAPDAVLGDLPLIYPFIVNDPGEGTQAKRRGHATVVDHLVPPMARADTYGDLAKLEQLLDEYALVSDLDPAKAPAVRAQIWTLVKAAELHHDLHVEDQPGEDDFDEFVMHIDGYLCEIKDVQIRDGLHILGGGPVGEPRVNLVLAVLRASQVWGGQANALPGLRACLAVHFGLIEKELLAEPGAPVKVPVELTELVDGPSRTAADAIDLLEQLCRRVAEGMEARDWDVTLVRAVVRGVLGVELPDGVAVLEFACNEVVPRLARTTDEIGHILKALDGGYVPAGPSGSPTRGLVNVLPTGRNFYSVDPKAIPSRLSWEVGQSLADSLVQRYLQDTGEYPKSVGLTVWGTSAMRTQGDDIAEILALLGCRPVWDDASRRVTGFEVIAPEELGRPRIDVTVRISGFFRDAFPHVVGLIDDAVRAVAELDEPASQNYVKAHADADTAEHGDRRRATARIFGSKPGAYGAGLLPLIDARNWRSDADLAEVYAVWGGYAYGRGLDGRAARGDMETAFRRIAVAAKNVDTREHDLVDADDYFQYHGGMVAMVRHLTGASPEAYVGDSAVPDQVRTRTLGEETHRVFRARVVNPRWMAAMRRHGYKGAFEMAATVDYLFGYDATAGVVDDWMYEKLSAEYVFDAENQDFMKKSNPWALRGITERLLEAADRGLWAEPDADTIERLRATYLELEGDLEGNQ